From Chloracidobacterium thermophilum B:
AGCCCTGACCAACCGTATTGCTGGCCGTACTCAGCCGCCACCTGCAGGGCGCCAACCACACGCCCAGCGGCATCACCAGGCGGTGCGCCAAGTACGGCCAACGGTCGCGTCTGGGCCAGTTCCGTTTCCCAAAACGCGCAGCGGCGGGCTTCATCCCACTGGTCATATTCGGCTTCTACGCCAGCGGCCCGGAGCCATTCGACAACCGCCTGTTCATGCACGGCGCTGTTTTGCCGGATGTCAAGTACCGCCAAGTGAAATCCAAACGTTTCCACCAGACGGAGCAGCGGCCAGACTTCTGATTCACACAACCGTTTTGCGCCAACCGCAAGCAACGTCTCGCCCAGCAGGCGCAGATCGGCAGCCAGCTCCGATGCCGCAGTGTAGGGCTGGCGCGCTGTCGGCCAGCCCAGTTCTGCGCCTGGCAGGCGGGCCAGCATGACGTTGACCGCCTGCCGCCACGACTCGTAAGGGTTTCGCTCCAGCGCCGACTGGAGAACCGGGTCGTGCGCTTCCCGCGCCGTGGACAGGTACGCCATCAGCGCCGCCGGCGGCGACTGGCGGCGATCCGAAAGGCTCATCCGCGCCGCCAGTTCTGTCAGCCGGGAACGGAACAACCGCAGTGCAGCCTGGCGGAGCGTGTGCAGAGACTCACGGGTCGTTTCCGGGGTGACGAGCGGGTGGCCATCACGATCCCCTCCAACCCATGTGCCAAACGTGATACGCGGCAGGTGTGCCGGGTCTGTCGGGCGCATCGCGGCCTCCATCCCCAGTTCATCCCAGGCATCGAGCAAGTGCCGGTCCATCCAGCCAACGGCTTCCGGCAGGGTGGTTGTCAGGTAATGGAGAACGTTGCGGAGTTCGTCGGCGACCGTCGGTTTTTCGAGATAAATTTCACCGGTCCGCCACAGACGCTCCAGTTCGCGTTTGATCTCGTCCCGGATGGCGCGGCGTTCATTGGGCGTCCACACCGAGTTTTCGAGCTTGACCAGAAGCAGGTAAAGCCGCCGGTGGTGCTCCAGCACGGTCGCCCGCTTGGCCTCAGTGGGATGGGCGGTCAAAACCGGTTCGACATGAAGCTGCGCGAGCGCCGTCAGGATGTCTGCCGCAGACCGTCCCTGGCGGCGTAGCTTGTGCAGCACTGCGCCCCACAGCCCCGGCTCGGCAGCACAGCCGGCGCTGGACTCAAGCGCCCGCCGGTTTTGCGCAGCGGCATTTTCTTCGGCCATGTTGAGCAGTTGGAAAACCACCGAGCAGGCCTGAACAAAACGCTCATGAGAGGTTTCTGGCAGAGGTGCCGTTCCCTCTATCGGGAGGGCCCGCGCCAGCTCTGGAGCGCCTGTCTCCGACAAAACCTCCTGAAAACACGCCACGAGAAACCGATAGTCGCGCTCGGCACGGGCCAGGTCAGCCAGCGCCGATGAAGCCGTAGGCACAGTCATGCTCTTTCCTGCCTCCCTTTCTCTTGAAAGGGCTTTGGTCGCCGCCCACGTCTGCGTGGGCTGCCGAAAACAGACACCCCGCGAGGCACCTAAGACTTGGAAGTTACAGCGACTGCGCCACTTCGGGGATAACCGTTTTCAACACATCCGCCAGTTCGTCTATTTGTGCGGTTGAAATCGCCAGTGGCGGCATCAGAACGACGACATTGCCGAGTGGACGGAGAATGACTCCGTAATCACGGCAGCGGTTTGTCACGCGATAGCCCATGAGCTGGTCAGGCGGAAAGGGTGTTCGGGCTGCGCGGTCGGCCACAAGTTCAATGCCCACCATCAGGCCCCGCTGCCGGATGTCCCCCACGAGCGGCAGCGTCCGTAGTTCCTCCAATCGCAAGGCCAGGTGATTGGCAACTGTCCGCACGTGGTCAAGCGTCCGGTTTTGCTCAAACAGGTCGAGATTCGCCAGCGCCACGGCACAGGCGAGCGGGTTGCCCGTGTAGGTATGCCCGTGAAAGAACGTCTTGAACTCCCCAGCCTCACCCAGAAAAGCGGCGTAGATAGCTTCTGTAGTCAGCGTTGCGGCAAGCGGTAAGTAACCGCCTGTCAGCCCTTTGGCGACGCACAACAGGTCAGGCGCAACGCCCTCGGCTTCACAGGCAAACATCCAGCCGGTGCGACCAAAGCCGGTGGCCACCTCATCACATATCAGCAGCACGTCATAGGCCGTACACAGCTCGCGCACCCGCCGGACGTAGCCATCAGGTTGGGCCAGCATGCCAGCCGCGCCCATCATGACCGGCTCAATAATGACTGCG
This genomic window contains:
- a CDS encoding phosphoenolpyruvate carboxylase; this translates as MTVPTASSALADLARAERDYRFLVACFQEVLSETGAPELARALPIEGTAPLPETSHERFVQACSVVFQLLNMAEENAAAQNRRALESSAGCAAEPGLWGAVLHKLRRQGRSAADILTALAQLHVEPVLTAHPTEAKRATVLEHHRRLYLLLVKLENSVWTPNERRAIRDEIKRELERLWRTGEIYLEKPTVADELRNVLHYLTTTLPEAVGWMDRHLLDAWDELGMEAAMRPTDPAHLPRITFGTWVGGDRDGHPLVTPETTRESLHTLRQAALRLFRSRLTELAARMSLSDRRQSPPAALMAYLSTAREAHDPVLQSALERNPYESWRQAVNVMLARLPGAELGWPTARQPYTAASELAADLRLLGETLLAVGAKRLCESEVWPLLRLVETFGFHLAVLDIRQNSAVHEQAVVEWLRAAGVEAEYDQWDEARRCAFWETELAQTRPLAVLGAPPGDAAGRVVGALQVAAEYGQQYGWSGLGALIVSMTRATSDLLAVYGLAREAGLTISTSDGLVCPLPVVPLFETLDDLRHSPDILSAFLDHPMTRRSLAWMQRPGQPPVQQVMIGYSDSNKDAGAVASLWGLYRAQQALSAVAQARGVLLRFFHGRGGTPSRGAGPTHRFLNALPPESVSGRLRLTEQGETISQKYANLITATYELELLTAGMLETYLLAQSTTKTPHPLEPVLDFLADESHRAYRALLELPGFLEFFAHATPIDAIEASRIGSRPSRRTGKRTLADLRAIPWVFSWSQARFFLSGWYGLGTALDMLATHHPKWLMQLRQEALRWYPTRLLLMNAGSQLLLADAAWMQAYAELVPDTIARTTVLSTILAEFERTRRGVEQVFGVPLTERRQRTALTMQLRRAGLAALHQRQIELLKAWRAARAASDDTQSESLLVDLLLTINAISSGLKSTG
- the bioA gene encoding adenosylmethionine--8-amino-7-oxononanoate transaminase gives rise to the protein MSAARPDSLSSHLRLEALDKAHLWHPFTQMQGWQATRPLIIERAEGCYLYDLEGRRYLDGVSSLWVTTHGHRTPELDAAIRHQLDKVAHTTLLGLTHPPAIELAARLVQLAPSGLTRVFYSDSGSTAVEVAIKMAFQYWRQRSDPRPRKTKFIHLRESYHGDTVGAVSVGGIALFHDLYRPLLFETLTVPEPHCYRCPLKLERPGCGMACAEELGRILSEHADEIAAVIIEPVMMGAAGMLAQPDGYVRRVRELCTAYDVLLICDEVATGFGRTGWMFACEAEGVAPDLLCVAKGLTGGYLPLAATLTTEAIYAAFLGEAGEFKTFFHGHTYTGNPLACAVALANLDLFEQNRTLDHVRTVANHLALRLEELRTLPLVGDIRQRGLMVGIELVADRAARTPFPPDQLMGYRVTNRCRDYGVILRPLGNVVVLMPPLAISTAQIDELADVLKTVIPEVAQSL